One genomic window of Capricornis sumatraensis isolate serow.1 chromosome 15, serow.2, whole genome shotgun sequence includes the following:
- the DEFB119 gene encoding beta-defensin 119 isoform X2, translating to MKFLFLFLAILLAMEPVVSEEECWMKGKCRLVCKNDEDSVTRCSNRKRCCILSRYLTIVPMTIDRMLPWTAPQVTQGDS from the exons ATGAagtttctcttcctgtttcttgCCATCCTTCTGGCCATGGAACCAGTGGTATCAG AGGAAGAATGTTGGATGAAGGGAAAATGCCGGTTGGTGTGCAAAAATGATGAAGACAGTGTCACACGCTGCTCAAATCGTAAACGGTGCTGTATCCTTAGTCGTTATTTGACAATCGTACCAATGACAATTGATCGAATGCTCCCTTGGACCGCTCCTCAAGTGACACAAGGAGACAGTTAA